Below is a genomic region from Raphanus sativus cultivar WK10039 unplaced genomic scaffold, ASM80110v3 Scaffold3031, whole genome shotgun sequence.
GAATCAGAAGAAAGTTAGATGCCACAATATCAAAAGAGAGTAACCCCACCAAATCAAAACCTTACCAAGGGTGCTATATACTCCTTCCTTGTTCTTGCTGATGAGGTTATCTCCTCTTTCATCGGAAAGTAGGTATGTATTCAGTCCACTAACCAACCATGTTTGGTACCCTGAGCTCAAAGGAGGTTGAAGATAGTTAGGACTCTTTTATCTTGTGATTAAAGAGGGAAGTAACAGTGGAATGTACCTGCAAGAACAGCGAAACCTAGGACTCCACAGTACTTAGCTGGTATGTTAACAAATGATGTGAGAATTGATATGGCTGCAAGTGTAAAGAAGAAATTCCAGTGCTGTCCATACTCCGTAACGTGGACCTTCACACACAGTTTAGAACAACAAGGATTAGAGTTTGTAAAGCGCTAAACATCAAGGAGCAGAGTTTTCTTTACCTGATAATCCACACCTGAAGTGGTAACTAAACGAATAAACCCGAGTAATAGCAGAGGAGCAGTTGCCTTAAGTCCACTAATCCAGTTCCTGAATCAATGCACGCAAAAAGAGTTGGTCCAAGTTTACATAATGCTGAACCACTAACAAAGTAAGGAGAATCACCCAACCCTGATGAGACGTCTCTAGCTTGCCGAGAAACTATAGCATTAGCCAACACAAAGGAGCCAACCCCAAGATCCATCTGCTTTCATTTCAAGTTGCTAATCACAAGTATAGAGCCTAAAGGAAGACAAAAATGCGATTCCTGACATTACAAGAACATACCAAGCTTGTACCGTAAGTCTCTGTCTTAGCATACCTCCTCGGAAAGATAGTGAAGTCAACAGCCAAGATACACAAGCATGTAATTAGCATCTGCAACAAAGAGAAACCCCTTCAGAGTAAATGGAAGATAAAAAGCAAAATCAAAAGTGTAGTGTTGTATACCAGAGCAACTCTATAAGAAGATACGTTAGCTCTAAAAGAGAGAGACTGTCCTCTCTGCAACCCTGAAGAGGATCTGGAATcgtatcttatttttttagtttctttacaaaaaaaaaagctaccACAGGATTGTTACTGAAGGCAAGTGAAAATACAAGAAAGTTTCTACCTTTTGGCAGACACAGTAAGAACAAGCGACAACAAAACTACTCCATGATAAACCCATTCTGACAGAACCTACGACAATAGTAATTATCAATCAGTTTCCATGATCATAAGACAGACAGCATTATTACCGAGCTAAAAAAAAGGGAGCGGGAGCACATACGGTGAAGAACAAGAGCATGGGGAAGACAATGAGGATGAAGTCCAAGGATATAGCATAAGTGTAAGTCTTCCATTGTCTGGAAACAACAATCTCATCGTCGTTTTTCTTCGATGAAAGTGATTTTTCATTGATATCTATtaacacaaaaataaaacaacttaGACTAATCCAACAAATAGCAAAAACGGAGATGACTTTAA
It encodes:
- the LOC130506243 gene encoding uncharacterized protein At4g17910-like encodes the protein MDSSLNPNKHLKEQFVSNLDGSSILEIAALLTIVPLLVLIRYSIGFHCRTDINEKSLSSKKNDDEIVVSRQWKTYTYAISLDFILIVFPMLLFFTVLSEWVYHGVVLLSLVLTVSAKRSSSGLQRGQSLSFRANVSSYRVALMLITCLCILAVDFTIFPRRYAKTETYGTSLMDLGVGSFVLANAIVSRQARDVSSGNWISGLKATAPLLLLGFIRLVTTSGVDYQVHVTEYGQHWNFFFTLAAISILTSFVNIPAKYCGVLGFAVLAGYQTWLVSGLNTYLLSDERGDNLISKNKEGVYSTLGYWGMYLLGVDLGYRLFYAKHSNTRSTTSSIARVFLVSLILWIVTLLVDNYVERISRRTCNMPYVTWVLAQDLQALGIFMLSSYIPMNILSSLEEAIDQNLLATFLLANVFTGVVNMAVDTIFAPPLASLVILTVYAFALCAIIGTIHFSGFRLKYW